In Gammaproteobacteria bacterium, a genomic segment contains:
- a CDS encoding transposase encodes MNATTTTVAVDLAKTVFELAIANDQGRIIERKRLSREAFAQFFANRPPCRIVMEACGSAHYWARTFQRQGHTVKLLPPQYVRPYVRRNKTDRADAAALLEADRNDQILPVPVKSEEQQALQGLHRVRSGWMGTRTARINALRGLLREFGIVLPQGPNVAVQRVREILAETDNPVPPALRSSLVAIIEEIRDLENRIDTLETQLQTQDKTMPTVQQLLTIPGIGLLIATALVAAVGDFTQFRNGRHLAAWLGLTPRESSSGQRRRLGSVSKRGDPYLRMLLTHGARAVLYAAQRQASLGRKPLTRLQRWVISLAEKRGANKAVCALANKLARIAFSVVRHRRSFDGNFAATPATGA; translated from the coding sequence ACCGTCGCCGTTGACCTGGCCAAGACCGTTTTCGAGCTGGCCATCGCTAATGATCAGGGGCGCATCATTGAGCGCAAGCGTTTGTCGCGGGAAGCCTTTGCCCAGTTTTTCGCCAACCGTCCGCCTTGCCGGATCGTCATGGAAGCTTGCGGCTCGGCCCACTACTGGGCACGCACCTTCCAGCGCCAAGGCCACACCGTGAAACTCCTACCGCCTCAGTATGTGCGGCCCTATGTGCGTCGCAACAAAACCGATCGCGCCGATGCTGCGGCCTTACTCGAAGCTGACCGCAACGACCAAATCCTGCCGGTCCCGGTCAAGTCCGAGGAACAACAGGCGCTCCAGGGACTGCATCGGGTCCGTAGCGGCTGGATGGGTACCCGCACCGCCCGCATCAATGCGTTGCGTGGTCTCTTGCGAGAGTTCGGCATCGTTTTGCCCCAAGGCCCCAACGTCGCCGTGCAACGGGTACGGGAAATCCTCGCCGAGACCGACAATCCCGTGCCGCCAGCCCTGCGTTCGTCCTTGGTCGCGATCATCGAAGAGATCCGCGACCTTGAAAACCGGATCGATACCCTGGAAACCCAACTCCAGACTCAGGACAAAACCATGCCTACCGTCCAGCAACTGCTGACCATTCCCGGCATCGGCCTCCTCATCGCCACCGCACTGGTCGCCGCTGTCGGCGATTTTACCCAGTTCCGTAACGGCCGTCATCTCGCCGCATGGCTCGGCCTTACTCCGCGCGAATCCAGCAGCGGTCAGCGCCGCCGTCTCGGTTCCGTCAGCAAACGGGGCGACCCCTATTTGCGGATGCTGCTCACCCACGGCGCTCGTGCCGTCCTCTACGCCGCTCAGCGTCAAGCCTCTCTCGGACGAAAGCCCTTGACCCGTCTCCAGCGCTGGGTCATCTCCCTGGCCGAGAAACGCGGCGCGAATAAGGCCGTTTGCGCTTTGGCCAATAAACTCGCGCGTATTGCCTTCTCCGTCGTACGCCATCGGCGTTCCTTCGACGGCAATTTCGCAGCAACTCCTGCTACAGGAGCTTAG
- a CDS encoding hypothetical protein (Evidence 5 : Unknown function), translated as MNSLAPTLELVLIVGVSQKIIESQSQNRPTSRIWTPPVLQETEHRFLASKDRLQSYIRPKGGTNITLGLHGIRLPGAYRSNRPVWPVLLPACPDIGPTCCHDRDSLSRKPWDYSLL; from the coding sequence ATGAATTCGTTGGCGCCAACTTTAGAGTTGGTTTTGATTGTTGGTGTGAGCCAAAAGATTATTGAAAGTCAAAGTCAAAACCGCCCAACAAGTCGTATATGGACTCCTCCCGTATTGCAAGAGACTGAGCACAGATTTTTGGCAAGTAAGGATCGGTTGCAGTCGTATATCCGGCCTAAGGGTGGAACTAATATTACCCTTGGACTTCATGGAATCCGCCTACCGGGTGCCTATCGCTCAAATCGGCCTGTATGGCCAGTCTTGTTACCGGCGTGTCCCGATATCGGTCCGACCTGTTGCCATGATCGTGATAGTCTCTCTCGCAAACCTTGGGATTACAGTCTTTTATAG